In one window of Syntrophales bacterium DNA:
- a CDS encoding sigma 54-interacting transcriptional regulator → MTEPHRTRQQLLDDLQELTARLKETEETLRAIVGGEVDGLVVSAAEGEQLFTLSGADYPYRIMVQTMYEGAITLASDGTILFCNQRFADILQRSLEKIIGSSIYQHISSPDLQLFKTLFEQGLKENSKGELALQSVGENAVPVLLSVSPLYPADISGAVCAAIMVDMTERKKMEAVLKVSETNYRRLFEAAQDGILVLDAETGQISDVNPFLLEMLGYSHEELMGKNLWEIGKFRDIEASKATSAALKSKGYVRYNDLPLETKDGRPIAVEFVSNVYQVNHHKVIQCNIRDITERKLTAEALKKSHNELERQAVELRKALADIITLKEQLEVENIYFRHTTKMKNKFEHILGQSDGLKYVLYRAEQVAPSTTTVLILGETGTGKELIAAAVHNMSPRKERPLVTVNCAALPANLIESELFGREKGAFTGADTRQIGRFEFANGSTLCLDEIGELPLELQAKLLRVIQNSEFERLGSSQTIKVNVRVIATTNRDLAEEVRKGRFRQDLYYRLNVFPITVPPLRQRKEDIPILAQAFIERYSKKMGKQITSIQKATLKALQDYPWPGNVRELENIIERAVILCPGPILQLSDKLEILSPSLVSTVRTLEETERNQIIQILSETRWLIEGKDGAAAILGLHPSTLRARMHKLGIIRSETNEPG, encoded by the coding sequence ATGACTGAACCTCACAGAACACGCCAGCAACTTTTGGATGATTTGCAGGAACTCACAGCGCGGCTGAAGGAAACTGAAGAAACACTGCGCGCGATCGTAGGCGGCGAGGTGGACGGTCTGGTTGTCTCGGCAGCGGAAGGAGAACAGCTCTTTACCCTGTCGGGCGCCGATTACCCCTACCGGATTATGGTCCAAACCATGTACGAAGGGGCCATTACCCTGGCCTCCGACGGCACGATCCTTTTTTGTAACCAGCGTTTTGCCGATATTCTCCAGAGGTCTTTGGAAAAAATCATTGGATCTTCAATCTATCAACACATTTCATCGCCAGACCTGCAATTATTCAAGACATTGTTTGAACAAGGTTTAAAGGAGAACAGTAAGGGGGAACTTGCCTTACAGTCTGTAGGTGAAAATGCTGTACCTGTCCTGCTTTCTGTAAGTCCTCTTTATCCCGCCGATATTTCTGGCGCGGTTTGCGCCGCCATAATGGTGGACATGACCGAGCGCAAGAAGATGGAGGCGGTGCTAAAGGTTTCTGAAACTAACTACCGCCGTCTCTTTGAAGCAGCCCAGGATGGAATATTAGTCCTTGATGCCGAAACAGGACAAATATCGGATGTGAACCCATTTTTGTTAGAAATGTTGGGTTATTCACATGAGGAGCTCATGGGGAAGAATCTCTGGGAAATTGGAAAATTCAGGGATATTGAAGCATCGAAAGCCACCTCCGCGGCATTGAAGAGCAAAGGGTATGTTCGCTACAATGATTTACCGCTGGAGACGAAAGACGGACGGCCAATTGCCGTGGAATTTGTCAGTAACGTCTATCAGGTCAATCATCATAAAGTAATTCAGTGTAACATCCGCGATATTACTGAACGGAAACTTACAGCAGAGGCTTTAAAAAAATCTCACAACGAACTGGAACGACAAGCTGTCGAACTGCGGAAGGCTCTTGCAGATATAATTACATTGAAAGAGCAACTCGAAGTCGAGAATATCTATTTCCGCCACACGACCAAAATGAAAAATAAATTTGAGCATATTCTCGGGCAAAGCGACGGCCTCAAGTATGTTCTTTATCGAGCGGAACAAGTTGCCCCTTCGACCACAACGGTGCTCATCCTGGGTGAGACCGGTACGGGTAAGGAGCTGATTGCTGCCGCCGTCCATAACATGAGCCCCCGCAAGGAACGGCCGTTAGTCACGGTCAACTGTGCCGCTCTGCCGGCGAATTTGATCGAGAGTGAATTGTTTGGCCGGGAGAAGGGGGCATTTACCGGGGCCGATACCCGCCAGATCGGTCGATTCGAGTTCGCCAATGGTTCCACCCTTTGTCTCGACGAAATCGGGGAGCTTCCGTTGGAGCTGCAGGCAAAGCTGCTCCGGGTGATTCAGAACAGTGAGTTTGAGCGCCTCGGCTCCTCTCAAACCATAAAAGTTAATGTGCGGGTCATCGCCACGACCAATCGGGATCTTGCCGAAGAGGTGCGCAAAGGCCGGTTTCGTCAGGACCTTTACTATCGCCTCAACGTCTTTCCCATCACTGTTCCACCCCTGCGGCAGCGCAAAGAAGACATTCCAATCCTGGCACAAGCCTTCATCGAGCGGTATTCCAAGAAAATGGGCAAGCAGATCACGTCGATCCAGAAGGCGACGTTGAAGGCGCTTCAGGATTATCCTTGGCCCGGGAACGTTCGGGAGTTGGAAAACATCATTGAACGGGCCGTGATCCTGTGCCCCGGGCCGATTTTGCAACTGTCGGATAAGCTGGAGATTTTATCCCCATCTCTGGTATCCACCGTGAGGACGCTGGAAGAGACGGAGCGCAACCAGATTATTCAAATCCTTTCTGAAACCCGCTGGCTCATCGAGGGAAAGGACGGGGCCGCAGCGATCCTGGGCCTCCATCCGAGCACCTTAAGGGCGAGGATGCATAAGCTCGGGATTATCCGGTCCGAGACTAATGAACCGGGTTAG
- a CDS encoding DUF3108 domain-containing protein has product MSIDKIICRKFMLFASKERCLRMGSNSIILCIILIMLLSSSHIIESARVIDKNIPFYPGEKLTYEGKWGIIPAGEVTLEVLPKETINGVEAYHFAMITKTNAAVDLLYKIRERQDSYVDAKMTRSVLYKKRTESRHPRDVVINFNWEKLQATYTNFGKNAAPINILPGSFDPLALFFILRLQDLIENSVIEIPITDGNMNIRVKATIGKKDLIEIKGKTYKSVAVTPDMEQLENIVKKSENPQLKIWFSADEKKIPLKIQSKVGIVSFIFEFVSMVP; this is encoded by the coding sequence ATGTCCATAGATAAAATAATTTGTCGTAAATTTATGCTGTTTGCAAGCAAAGAACGCTGCTTGCGAATGGGTTCTAATTCTATTATTCTTTGTATAATCCTCATTATGCTCCTGTCCTCTTCCCATATTATTGAAAGCGCTAGAGTTATCGACAAGAATATCCCTTTTTACCCGGGAGAAAAGCTGACGTATGAGGGGAAGTGGGGGATCATTCCCGCCGGGGAAGTTACACTTGAAGTTCTTCCCAAGGAAACCATCAATGGCGTTGAGGCATACCACTTTGCAATGATTACCAAGACGAACGCCGCTGTCGATCTTCTCTACAAGATCCGGGAACGGCAGGATTCGTATGTCGATGCCAAAATGACCCGTAGCGTCCTCTATAAAAAACGGACTGAAAGTCGACATCCGCGTGATGTCGTCATAAATTTCAACTGGGAAAAACTTCAGGCCACTTATACCAATTTCGGCAAAAATGCAGCCCCAATTAATATCTTACCAGGCTCATTCGATCCGCTGGCCCTCTTTTTCATCCTTCGGCTTCAAGATCTTATCGAAAACTCTGTGATTGAAATACCAATCACGGACGGCAATATGAATATCAGGGTGAAAGCAACCATTGGGAAAAAGGATCTTATCGAGATTAAAGGGAAAACGTATAAGAGTGTTGCGGTAACACCAGATATGGAACAGTTAGAAAATATAGTAAAAAAAAGCGAAAACCCTCAACTTAAAATTTGGTTTAGTGCGGATGAAAAAAAAATCCCTCTTAAAATTCAAAGTAAAGTGGGGATCGTTTCTTTTATTTTTGAATTTGTATCGATGGTGCCTTGA
- a CDS encoding circadian clock KaiB family protein — protein MKAIASGKGKKAKTDSTEEIWNLRLYVAGQTRKSLTAFANLKKICEEHLAGKYRIEVIDLLKNPQLAKGDQIIAIPTLVKKLPEPLRKIIGDMADTERVLVGLDIRSVSG, from the coding sequence ATGAAAGCTATTGCATCAGGAAAGGGAAAGAAAGCAAAAACCGATTCGACAGAAGAAATCTGGAACCTCCGCTTATATGTAGCCGGCCAGACCCGGAAATCGCTTACGGCCTTTGCCAATTTAAAGAAGATCTGCGAAGAGCACCTCGCGGGGAAATACCGCATTGAAGTAATCGACCTGTTAAAGAATCCCCAGCTTGCCAAAGGGGATCAGATTATTGCCATCCCGACACTGGTAAAGAAACTTCCTGAACCGCTGAGAAAGATTATCGGCGACATGGCTGACACGGAGCGGGTACTGGTAGGACTGGACATTCGTTCTGTCTCCGGGTGA
- the kaiC gene encoding circadian clock protein KaiC: MAKAKQDVNILEKCPTGIRGLDEITKGGLPKGRPTLICGSAGCGKTLFAMEFLMRGARDYGEPGVFMTFEETPEDLAKNFSSLGFDLPDMMSRGLIATDHVKIERSELEETGEYDLEGLFIRLGSAIDAIGAKRVVLDTIEALFSGLSNTAILRAELRRLFHWLKDRGMTAIVTGESGDKTLTRYGLEEYVADCVILLDFRIQEQLSTRRLRIVKYRGSAHGSDEYPFLIDEKGFSILPITSLGLDYPISSERISTGVLKLDEMLEGKGFYRGGTILVSGTAGTGKTSLAATFAVAACRRGERCLYFAFEESPSQIIRNMGSIGIDLTRWVKKGLLKFHAARPSLYGLEMHLLTFHNMIEEFKPQVLVVDPISNLSAAGTVSEVKSILTRLVDYLKMNNVTTFLTDLTHFTGSLEHTSEEISSLIDTWLLLRDIELNGERNRGLYILKSRGMAHSNQIQEFLLSNEGIGLLDIYTGSGEVLTGSARATQEAAEKASELARWREVDRRLREQERKKNALEAKILALRAEFDVETQEVLLMAEEEKKRQIVRAEDRLDMVHLRKGKPAAPRAKRSKRSGKGE, from the coding sequence ATGGCTAAGGCAAAACAGGACGTTAATATTCTCGAAAAATGCCCGACGGGCATCAGGGGTCTCGATGAGATCACGAAGGGAGGGCTTCCGAAAGGCAGGCCAACCCTGATCTGTGGCAGTGCGGGTTGCGGCAAGACACTTTTCGCCATGGAATTTCTCATGCGGGGCGCCAGGGATTATGGAGAACCCGGGGTCTTTATGACCTTCGAGGAAACGCCGGAGGATCTCGCGAAAAATTTCTCTTCCCTGGGTTTTGATCTGCCGGACATGATGTCGCGTGGTCTCATCGCCACGGACCACGTCAAAATCGAGCGTAGCGAGCTTGAGGAGACGGGTGAGTACGACCTGGAAGGATTGTTCATCCGCCTGGGGAGTGCCATTGATGCCATCGGCGCGAAGCGGGTTGTTTTGGACACCATCGAAGCGCTTTTTTCCGGGCTTTCTAATACCGCTATTCTGCGGGCAGAGCTGCGCCGGCTTTTTCACTGGTTGAAAGACCGCGGCATGACGGCCATCGTTACAGGGGAAAGCGGCGACAAGACCCTGACCCGCTACGGGCTCGAAGAATACGTCGCCGATTGCGTGATCCTCCTCGACTTCCGCATCCAGGAACAACTTTCCACGCGCCGCCTGCGTATTGTCAAATACCGCGGCTCAGCGCACGGCTCCGACGAGTATCCCTTCCTGATAGACGAAAAAGGCTTCTCTATCCTGCCCATCACTTCCCTGGGGCTCGACTACCCCATATCCTCAGAGCGCATCTCCACGGGTGTCCTCAAGTTGGATGAAATGCTGGAAGGGAAGGGCTTCTACCGGGGCGGCACCATCCTCGTTTCCGGTACCGCGGGCACGGGCAAAACAAGTTTGGCGGCTACCTTTGCCGTTGCCGCCTGCCGGCGAGGCGAGCGCTGCCTGTATTTTGCCTTCGAGGAATCGCCCAGCCAGATCATCCGGAACATGGGCTCCATCGGCATTGATCTCACCCGCTGGGTGAAGAAGGGGCTGCTCAAGTTTCATGCCGCCAGGCCTTCGCTGTACGGCCTGGAGATGCATCTCCTTACCTTTCACAACATGATTGAGGAGTTCAAGCCCCAAGTGTTAGTTGTCGACCCGATCAGCAACTTGAGCGCCGCGGGAACAGTATCAGAGGTCAAATCCATTTTAACGCGCCTGGTAGATTATTTGAAGATGAACAATGTCACTACGTTCCTTACGGACCTCACTCATTTTACCGGTAGCTTGGAACACACAAGCGAAGAGATATCTTCTCTGATCGATACCTGGCTTCTGCTCCGGGATATCGAACTCAATGGGGAACGCAACCGGGGCCTCTACATTTTAAAGTCCCGCGGCATGGCCCACTCCAACCAGATTCAAGAGTTCCTGCTTTCGAATGAGGGCATTGGCCTGCTCGACATCTATACCGGTTCCGGCGAGGTATTAACCGGGAGCGCCCGGGCCACCCAGGAAGCCGCGGAAAAGGCCTCGGAGCTGGCACGCTGGCGTGAGGTGGATCGCCGGCTCCGCGAGCAGGAACGCAAGAAGAATGCGCTGGAAGCAAAGATCTTGGCGCTGCGTGCCGAGTTCGATGTGGAAACTCAAGAGGTGCTTTTGATGGCGGAAGAAGAGAAAAAAAGACAAATTGTCCGGGCAGAAGACCGTTTGGATATGGTCCATCTTCGCAAGGGGAAACCTGCCGCTCCGCGGGCGAAGCGCTCAAAAAGAAGCGGGAAAGGAGAGTAA
- a CDS encoding circadian clock KaiB family protein → MKREKMSAEEFERAAAERDREKYVLRLYVTGMTPKSTLAIANVGKICEKYLAGRYALKVIDIYQQPNLAREKQIIATPTLIKELPLPLRRLIGDMSDTERLRDGLDLRPYNS, encoded by the coding sequence ATGAAAAGAGAAAAAATGAGCGCTGAAGAATTCGAAAGAGCGGCCGCGGAGCGAGACCGGGAAAAGTACGTTCTGCGGTTGTATGTTACCGGGATGACCCCGAAGTCAACCCTGGCAATCGCCAATGTCGGGAAAATTTGTGAAAAATATCTGGCAGGCCGCTATGCACTCAAGGTGATAGACATCTACCAGCAGCCAAATCTGGCCAGGGAAAAGCAGATTATTGCCACCCCAACGCTCATCAAGGAACTTCCCCTGCCGCTCCGGAGGCTCATTGGCGACATGTCGGATACGGAAAGGCTTCGTGACGGCCTCGATCTGCGACCCTATAATTCATGA
- a CDS encoding FecR domain-containing protein, translated as MMKRHMWFAVSLFLAAVVMVPPSSAADSQAMVVGRVYHVEGDLLRYIPEENDWVAVVRDAPFGAVDTLYSGSRGMAELIVPNGTWIRVGNNTQIQFIALDTDLAEMDVASGVARFYNKSSDTVVKVTSPFGYVLGDPGTVFDFYVGENSVEAVAIKGKVDFIHAETDARYEVSAGSPSLLADQRQVSSGEGNVDYDWNRWNTVRENFWAAKSRVRGGSAEYLPPSLRDEAYALEENGRWEDVSYEGERRRFWRPTTVALGWSPFTVGRWTDWYGDQTWIPAEPFGYVTHHYGNWIYVRNYWYWAPPVVSVRFGLPLLDIGFFWYPGRVSWIHSGAYVGWVPLAPRETYYSHRYWGGPHDVVVTNVNIAQININLSNYAYVNRTVVVPQNDFYRVNNYRDVRVKNINRTTIVNNYRVAPVVNNTVINNYATNKQRYNYTNVTVKEKPHNTVINRIQHNETVIQGGRKEKAAVVQERVKSIPEGRVNREARIEAPKVTNYIVPVREVNRPKAEIKFPQREVKTGGKLGQPEQPAARPERVAPAKPNEQKKAVQPAVPARVSPVKPAQPEQPAARPERAAPAKPNEQKKAVQPAVPERVSPVKPVQPEQPAARPERVVPAKPNEQKKAVQPAVPVRVSPVKPAQPEQPAARPERAAPAKPNEQKKAVQPAVPARVSPVKPAQPEQPAAQPEHAAPAKPNEQKKAVQPAVPERVSPVKPAQPEQPAVRPERAAPAKPNEQKKAVQPAVPVRVSPIKPAQPEQPAARPERVAPAKPNEQKKAVQPAVPVRVSPVKPAQPEQPAARP; from the coding sequence ATGATGAAAAGGCACATGTGGTTTGCGGTGAGTTTGTTTCTTGCCGCGGTGGTGATGGTTCCGCCGTCCTCGGCTGCGGACTCGCAGGCTATGGTGGTGGGCCGCGTATATCATGTCGAGGGGGACCTGCTCCGTTATATTCCTGAAGAGAACGATTGGGTGGCCGTGGTCAGGGACGCACCCTTTGGCGCAGTGGATACACTCTACTCGGGAAGCCGTGGGATGGCGGAACTGATCGTTCCCAACGGGACCTGGATCAGGGTCGGGAACAACACGCAGATACAGTTCATCGCCCTTGATACGGACCTGGCCGAGATGGATGTGGCATCGGGCGTGGCCCGGTTCTACAACAAAAGTTCCGACACCGTTGTCAAGGTCACGAGTCCATTCGGATACGTCCTGGGTGATCCCGGCACAGTCTTCGACTTCTACGTGGGCGAAAATTCCGTCGAAGCGGTTGCGATAAAAGGGAAGGTGGATTTCATCCACGCGGAAACGGATGCCCGCTACGAAGTTTCGGCTGGCTCTCCCTCCCTCCTCGCGGACCAGAGACAGGTGTCGTCAGGCGAAGGGAACGTTGATTATGACTGGAACCGGTGGAACACAGTCCGTGAAAACTTCTGGGCGGCGAAGTCCAGGGTGAGGGGAGGCTCGGCAGAATATCTTCCACCCAGCCTCCGGGACGAGGCGTATGCCCTTGAAGAGAATGGAAGGTGGGAGGATGTCTCCTATGAGGGTGAACGGCGCAGGTTCTGGCGGCCTACCACTGTAGCCTTGGGCTGGTCGCCTTTCACCGTGGGCCGCTGGACCGACTGGTATGGGGATCAGACATGGATCCCTGCAGAACCATTCGGTTACGTCACCCACCATTACGGCAATTGGATCTACGTGCGTAATTACTGGTACTGGGCGCCGCCTGTGGTCAGCGTGCGCTTCGGGCTCCCCCTCCTCGACATCGGCTTTTTCTGGTATCCAGGAAGGGTTTCATGGATTCACAGTGGCGCCTATGTGGGCTGGGTGCCTCTGGCGCCGCGCGAGACGTACTACAGTCACCGTTACTGGGGAGGCCCTCACGATGTGGTCGTAACCAACGTGAACATCGCGCAGATCAACATCAACCTTAGCAATTATGCCTACGTGAACCGTACCGTTGTGGTTCCCCAGAACGATTTCTACCGCGTGAACAATTACAGGGATGTCCGAGTGAAAAACATCAACCGCACCACCATTGTCAACAACTACCGCGTGGCTCCGGTCGTCAATAATACGGTGATCAACAATTACGCGACGAACAAGCAGCGCTATAACTACACCAACGTTACGGTGAAAGAGAAGCCCCACAATACCGTGATCAATCGAATCCAGCATAATGAGACGGTCATTCAGGGGGGCAGGAAAGAGAAGGCTGCCGTGGTCCAGGAGCGAGTGAAGAGCATCCCGGAGGGGAGGGTTAACCGCGAGGCCCGGATCGAAGCGCCCAAGGTCACGAACTATATCGTACCAGTTAGAGAGGTGAACCGGCCGAAAGCGGAGATAAAGTTTCCACAGAGGGAGGTCAAAACCGGTGGAAAGCTTGGTCAGCCTGAGCAGCCCGCTGCACGACCGGAGCGCGTGGCGCCGGCAAAACCGAATGAACAGAAGAAAGCCGTTCAACCCGCAGTGCCAGCGCGGGTAAGTCCCGTAAAACCTGCTCAACCTGAGCAGCCCGCTGCACGACCGGAGCGCGCGGCGCCGGCAAAACCGAATGAACAGAAGAAAGCCGTTCAACCCGCAGTGCCGGAGCGGGTGAGTCCCGTAAAACCTGTTCAACCCGAGCAGCCCGCTGCACGACCGGAGCGTGTGGTGCCGGCAAAACCGAATGAACAGAAGAAAGCCGTCCAACCCGCAGTGCCAGTGCGGGTGAGTCCCGTAAAACCTGCTCAACCCGAGCAGCCCGCTGCACGACCGGAGCGCGCGGCGCCGGCAAAACCGAATGAACAGAAGAAAGCCGTCCAACCCGCAGTGCCAGCGCGGGTGAGTCCCGTAAAACCTGCTCAACCCGAGCAGCCCGCTGCACAACCGGAGCACGCGGCGCCGGCAAAACCGAATGAACAGAAGAAAGCCGTTCAACCCGCAGTGCCGGAGCGAGTGAGTCCCGTAAAACCTGCTCAACCTGAGCAGCCCGCTGTACGACCGGAGCGCGCGGCGCCGGCAAAACCGAATGAACAGAAGAAAGCCGTCCAACCCGCAGTGCCAGTGCGAGTGAGTCCCATAAAACCTGCTCAACCTGAGCAGCCCGCTGCACGACCGGAGCGCGTGGCGCCGGCAAAACCGAATGAACAGAAGAAAGCCGTCCAACCCGCAGTGCCAGTGCGAGTGAGTCCCGTAAAACCTGCTCAACCTGAGCAGCCCGCTGCACGACCGTAG